CCACCGATCGCGCTGATGCCCAGCGACGTGTCCAGCCGGATCGGGGTGTTCGATCGGTTCGCCGGCCTGATGGCGACGTTGGCCAGCCGCGCGCCGTTCTTCATCTTCTGCATCGGTCTGGTGATCGCCTGGTTGGTCGAGGGCATCGTCAAGATTGCCGACGGCGGCGGGATCAGCGCCTTCCAGGACAGCGCCTACCAACTGCAGATCAACACCACGACGACCATCGTCACTTTCCTGTTGGTGGCCCTGCTGCAGAACAGCCAGACACGTTCCGATCAGGCCACCCAGCACAAGCTGAATGCCATCGCCGACGGGCTGGCGGACTTCATGGAGCAGATGGCGCAGATGCACGACAACGCCAAGCTCCACCAGGACCTGGTGGAGCTGCGCGATGCCGTGGGGCTGGAGAGCCGGGAGAACACCAGCCACAAGTAGTGACGCCGCGGCGGGTCCGCCACACCCTGATCTCCTTTAGTTAGTTGACACTTACGTAAGTATATTCTAACGTTCAATGCATGGACGCCGCACTCAAGGCCCTGGCCGTACCCCGCCGCCGGGAGATCCTCCGCCTGGTGTGGTCGCAGGAGCTGGCGGCCGGTGACATCGCCGATCAATTTCCCGACGTCACCCGCCCCGCGATCTCGCAGCACCTGACGCTGCTCAAGGAGGCCGATCTCGTGGCCGAACGGCGCGACGGCACCCGTCGGCTCTATCGGGCGAACACCGACACGATGGCCGACCTGCGGGCGTTCCTCGATGACTTCTGGACCTCCGGCCTCGAGCGATTGCGCAATGTCGCCGAGGCCGCGGAAGACCGCAAGCGACAGACGAAGGGCAGCAACTGATGGCCGAGCTGGTACGCGAAATCATGATCGCCGCCTCCCCGGAGACGATCTGGCCGTTCCTCACCGACTCGGCACGGCACGCCGAGTGGTGCGGCACGATCGCCGAGATCGACGCCCGCCCCGGCGGCGTGCACCGGGTGCTCATCCAGGGCCAACACCCGGGCGTGGGTGAGTACCTCGAGGTGGTGCCACTGGAAAAGGTGGTCTTCACCTTCGGCTGGGACGAGCCGGGCCACCCGATCCCGCCCGGCTCCACGACCATCGAGATTTCCCTACGCCCCGAGGGCGACAAGACCCGCGTGCGGCTCACCCACAGCGGGCTGCCCGAGGACGCGGTTTCCGACCACACCAAGGGGTGGGACCACTACCTCTCCCGGCTCGCGATCGCCGCCCCCGGTGGCAACGCGGGTATCGACGCACCGAACTGACCTCTCCTCAGAACAGGAGCGAGACGATGACCGAGCACCGCACCGCAACCCGCGAACAGTGGCTGAAGGAACGCCTCGATCTGCTCGACGCCGAGAAGGAGC
The DNA window shown above is from Sporichthyaceae bacterium and carries:
- a CDS encoding low affinity iron permease family protein yields the protein MTRPQHDPNAKPPIALMPSDVSSRIGVFDRFAGLMATLASRAPFFIFCIGLVIAWLVEGIVKIADGGGISAFQDSAYQLQINTTTTIVTFLLVALLQNSQTRSDQATQHKLNAIADGLADFMEQMAQMHDNAKLHQDLVELRDAVGLESRENTSHK
- a CDS encoding SRPBCC family protein produces the protein MAELVREIMIAASPETIWPFLTDSARHAEWCGTIAEIDARPGGVHRVLIQGQHPGVGEYLEVVPLEKVVFTFGWDEPGHPIPPGSTTIEISLRPEGDKTRVRLTHSGLPEDAVSDHTKGWDHYLSRLAIAAPGGNAGIDAPN
- a CDS encoding metalloregulator ArsR/SmtB family transcription factor codes for the protein MDAALKALAVPRRREILRLVWSQELAAGDIADQFPDVTRPAISQHLTLLKEADLVAERRDGTRRLYRANTDTMADLRAFLDDFWTSGLERLRNVAEAAEDRKRQTKGSN